A genomic region of Drosophila kikkawai strain 14028-0561.14 chromosome X, DkikHiC1v2, whole genome shotgun sequence contains the following coding sequences:
- the Sec16 gene encoding uncharacterized protein Sec16 isoform X3 — MLHNNASWLPPHQQQQQPQQQQHPQQPHPPHLQQQQQPHPVQHPQQQQLYASQMFQQQQQQQPTTGYWPPEEQQQPQSLNYNNYFAGQQQPLQQPPQQQQQMYYPTHHQLPQAPAETALDSFDNNNSGGGGGGSVRNDGWGDWGDWNDNNNSSSNGNEAVMETPPEQLLEDSFNVQSSPGSWQAFANNNTELSLQPPGPPLMQQQTAPPSLLQQQQQPLAPPLLQQQPVAPPLLQHQPVPPPPELGQEPEVDAIVPPQAFQNQPAAAPPPALAPPAALPPSMSPAAGNPFKRSTGLSKRVNILATPPEGGASSSPALAPVAPAVAPMAPAVVPAPSEQLFGLPAEAQGEPFSILAALPVAASIGAPLPAVVPAPAPAPAPAPAPAPVASIYAPPLLEQPDNQEVLAAPNDERAQYLQTSHLSEQLGEGEADQDAGLLPPPGLSRLVLGQPELDFQQQRLVTGGTEQSSLNVAQAAALQHMEERQADGEDTSDGEQQVRNLQTPPRRVVTGVETSVAPVAPLSVREQREVVLDGENLEDREALSPPPTAELPQVHHILPADESEQLQHHNPPQALTDQQQQPSQQPSLGQQQQPQLEKRAEAGRRGNAASLELESEDESDEFLASERERDREHARERRDPIDERPRGGRGGRGSHYTYDGETEDSVRGAPHNESKTLRDSHHRRSNHESTRSRRHPEPEVERERERERDRDRERDRERERTFRRRSNKYFSGGEDQEQRSYDHPRHGYNNSNYDGESDNLEINHLGEGELDASGVGAPGSIGGGGRSSKTGRQRRSAVEEDYEEYERERDRYYSRRSTKQHPTDKPRSSGGRRSYDNQGRGSGRIDDSRRSRHNDLRNWDGYEEYRRKSSRNSDLEKERINGGGGGSATAGGPGSGTGKRRIQYAAGVSGAYDPYGMYEQMSRNPHVYADMYAKFYGQMINSMTAAVTANASAVPGAGGVGAMLGALVPGAVPAAAATQLVTPGSVSAGSSEAALLKERERYTHAYITQANEFHRRQHYKELIYQQQQQQQHQDLVLNSSLNEDNASFYGGASSIYGQYPSYLSSAQSLSNLNGDGRNSRCGPYYAGSECGLDIRAAATPGESAGAAPTTTYGGVTTTAVVARPPRRRTPLLFNRPHLVASYAMSMLLKVKPKYAGRGRLRNDVEVAPLRIRDGTSSLLRMYPGPLQGRKLHKDKIISFCKEQIRLGPTRGCTVLYATQKKPQGSVNKYRASHALMWHLLILLLRQNGYIADTDVGDLLLDNQQEYPYDPNEYEVEAEPDADEQQQQEGETLVQAEKPLDDSEADSETGGAGALPEPTVTVGANANATGEAASPLSEQAATDKFRSYVLRGNVEEALQWATDNGLWTHAFFLALYEDRYALTDVAQKFLNRAIKANDPLQTLYQMKSCRTPACVSQLRDEQWGDWRSHLSILVTNKSRQPEYDRSSVVALGDTLFQRGDIYAAHFCYLVAQEEFGRYDSSATELTTLTANVPRLILLGASHYKPFNEFASNEAIIMTEIYEYARSLFDPKFSIAQFQHYKFLLATRILDYGQHFRCTNYLEQIARHIELKPESYDSDFIQRVCGLAERLRYHDPILINRVSFASPPNASSKDSAAPEEKAWLRQLRSLAEVPQQEHLQQQQQELQEQQEQQQQQAEIYQQFAEVNKQFSELNMQYRNDNAGQQPTPSAESQLLTEQQQQQPQQYYEPAPPQTQTETEAYPQEQAAAPPLYYDPHAAAQQPYDQHLLTSSYGQVDTATEAYQGQAAPEAAAAAAPAYGFDYWSGTQQPPYGDEPIENQGSLTEEEDEQQQQQQLLAKQKMEQQHQKQQQQLEHHMRSNGSNRFKSNALKQEKISANALRKKPASGAVTTSIAAAAAAIAQITPATSSSAKAFNLNDLQQPPAQGRPAISMPKSKSYDDEDNGSQKPSLRGGSTIDGAGKQQQQAGHDKQASSGGDLGAPPGNQNAGWFGGLWNKLSLKPKNQMILPDDKNPTIVWDKERKCWTNTEGSVDEAESFKPPPKMSDLGVASSSMPGMTGGNPPIFSNHHQADQDQSQKQQQQQQQQQQQPQPQQMMYGSPIDYTAAPAPEMIPTMPLPASSPAAAAAAPLAAGQPIGPQPKLQSNMFKMQRNRTLKNSYVDVFNPSGAPMSATPDNVLAPIMAPAAVPQGGYFVPGAVPGQQQQ; from the exons ATGTTGCACAACAATGCGTCCTGGCTGCCAccgcatcagcagcagcagcagccgcaacagcagcagcatccgcaGCAGCCACATCCTCCTCaccttcagcagcagcagcaaccgcaTCCTGTCCAGCatcctcagcagcagcagctctatGCCAGCCAAATGtttcagcagcaacagcagcagcagccaacgACGGGCTACTGGCCGCCGGAGGAACAGCAGCAACCGCAGTCGCTGAACTACAACAACTACTTTGCGGgtcagcagcagccactgcagcagccgccgcagcaacagcagcaaatgtattatcccaCGCATCACCAGCTGCCTCAGGCCCCAGCGGAAACCGCTCTTGATTCCTTTGATAACAACAAtagcggaggaggaggcggcggcagcgtTCGGAACGATGGCTGGGGAGATTGGGGTGATTGGAATGATAACAATAACTCTAGCAGCAATGGCAACGAGGCCGTAATGGAGACGCCGCCGGAACAGCTGCTGGAGGACTCTTTCAATGTGCAATCCTCGCCAGGCAGTTGGCAGGCCTTTGCCAATAACAATACGGAGCTCTCACTGCAGCCTCCTGGTCCTCCTTTGATGCAGCAGCAAACGGCTCCTCCTTctttgctgcagcagcagcagcagcctcttGCTCCTCCTttactgcagcagcagcctgtTGCTCCTCCTTTGCTGCAGCATCAACCTGTTCCGCCGCCACCAGAGCTGGGACAAGAACCAGAGGTGGATGCCATTGTGCCGCCGCAAGCTTTCCAGAATCAACCAGCAGCTGCACCCCCACCAGCACtggcaccaccagcagcactGCCTCCAAGCATGTCGCCAGCCGCCGGCAATCCCTTCAAGCGTTCAACGGGACTAAGCAAGCGCGTTAACATACTGGCAACTCCGCCGGAAGGAGGCGCATCCTCGTCACCAGCACTTGCTCCAGTGGCTCCGGCAGTAGCACCAATGGCCCCGGCAGTGGTTCCTGCGCCATCAGAGCAGCTTTTCGGCCTGCCAGCGGAGGCACAGGGAGAGCCCTTCAGTATACTGGCCGCACTGCCAGTGGCTGCTTCTATAGGAGCTCCCTTACCCGCAGTCgttcctgctccggctccagctcctgctcctgctccggctcctgctcctgtggCATCGATCTATGCACCGCCACTGCTGGAACAGCCGGATAACCAGGAGGTGCTCGCGGCTCCGAACGACGAACGGGCACAGTACCTGCAAACGAGCCACCTGTCCGAGCAGCTGGGCGAGGGTGAAGCGGATCAGGATGCTGGCCTGCTGCCGCCACCTGGACTGTCCCGTCTGGTGCTCGGCCAGCCGGAATTGGACTTCCAGCAGCAGCGCTTGGTCACCGGAGGCACTGAGCAGTCATCGCTGAACGTGGCCCAGGCGGCGGCTCTCCAGCATATGGAGGAGCGCCAGGCCGACGGTGAGGATACCTCGGATGGGGAGCAGCAGGTGCGAAATCTACAGACACCACCGCGTCGCGTAGTCACGGGCGTGGAGACCAGTGTAGCCCCCGTTGCGCCGCTTTCCGTGCGCGAACAGCGCGAAGTGGTACTGGATGGCGAGAATCTGGAGGATCGCGAGGCACTGTCGCCACCACCGACGGCTGAGCTGCCGCAAGTACATCACATATTGCCCGCCGATGAGtcggagcagctgcagcatcaCAATCCGCCGCAGGCGCTGACggaccaacagcagcagccatccCAGCAGCCGTCTctggggcagcagcagcagccccagTTGGAGAAGCGTGCAGAAGCCGGACGTCGTGGCAATGCCGCCTCGCTGGAACTGGAGTCCGAGGACGAATCGGATGAGTTCCTGGCGAGCGAAAGAGAACGGGATCGCGAGCATGCACGCGAACGCCGCGACCCCATAGACGAGAGACCGAGGGGAGGCCGTGGTGGACGTGGCAGCCACTACACCTACGATGGCGAAACGGAGGACTCGGTGCGCGGTGCTCCCCACAACGAGAGCAAGACGCTGAGGGATTCCCATCACAGACGCAGCAACCATGAGTCCACGCGCTCGCGGCGCCACCCCGAACCGGAGGTGGAGCGTGAGAGGGAGCGCGAaagggatcgggatcgggaacGAGACCGCGAACGCGAGCGCACCTTTCGGCGACGATCCAATAAGTATTTTAGCGGCGGCGAGGATCAGGAGCAGCGTTCCTACGATCACCCGCGACACGgctacaacaacagcaactacGATGGCGAGTCGGATAACCTGGAGATAAATCATCTGGGCGAGGGCGAGCTGGATGCCAGTGGCGTCGGTGCTCCAGGTAGCATTGGCGGCGGTGGTCGGAGCAGCAAGACCGGTCGCCAGCGGCGCAGTGCCGTTGAGGAAGATTACGAGGAGTATGAACGGGAACGGGATCGCTACTACTCTCGGCGTTCCACAAAGCAGCATCCGACAGACAAGCCTCGTTCCAGCGGCGGCCGTAGAAGCTACGATAACCAGGGACGCGGCAGCGGGCGCATCGATGATTCGCGGCGATCGCGGCACAACGATCTGCGCAACTGGGATGGCTACGAAGAGTACCGGCGCAAGAGCTCGCGGAATAGTGACCTCGAAAAGGAGCGCATCaacggcggcggaggaggcagTGCCACAGCTGGCGGCCCTGGCTCCGGCACTGGCAAGCGCCGCATCCAGTATGCCGCCGGTGTGTCCGGCGCCTACGATCCGTATGGCATGTACGAGCAGATGTCGCGCAATCCACATGTCTACGCCGACATGTACGCCAAGTTCTATGGCCAGATGATCAATTCGATGACGGCGGCAGTCACAGCGAATGCCAGCGCTGTTCCCGGTGCTGGTGGAGTTGGCGCAATGCTGGGCGCCTTGGTGCCTGGCGCAGTGCCAGCAGCGGCGGCCACCCAACTGGTAACCCCGGGAAGTGTAAGCGCGGGCAGCAGCGAAGCGGCATTGCTCAAGGAGCGCGAAAG GTATACACACGCATACATAACCCAAGCCAATGAATTCCATCGTCGCCAACATTACAAAGAGCTGATctaccagcaacaacaacaacaacagcatcagGATCTCGTCCTCAACAGCAGTTTGAACGAGGATAATGCCAGTTTCTATGGAGGAGCATCATCGATATATGGCCAATACCCATCATATTTGTCCAGTGCACAATCGCTGAGTAATTTGAACGGAGATGGACGCAATTCCCGCTGCGGACCATATTATGCTGGCTCCGAGTGCGGTCTCGATATCAG AGCTGCTGCCACTCCTGGCGaatcagcaggagcagcaccaACGACCACATATGGAGGCGTGACCACCACCGCTGTGGTGGCTCGTCCGCCTAGGCGGCGCACTCCCCTTCTGTTCAACCGGCCGCATCTGGTGGCCTCGTATGCGATGAGCATGCTCCTAAAGGTGAAGCCCAAGTATGCCGGCCGTGGAAGATTGCGCAACGATGTGGAGGTGGCGCCGCTTCGCATTCGCGACGGCACGAGCAGCCTGCTACGCATGTATCCAGGCCCATTGCAGGGCCGCAAGCTGCACAAGGATAAGATCATTAGCTTCTGCAAGGAGCAGATACGCCTGGGACCCACCCGTGGCTGCACGGTGCTGTATGCCACGCAGAAGAAGCCTCAAGGAAGCGTGAACAAGTATCGCGCCTCCCACGCCCTCATGTGGCACCTGCTCATTCTGCTGCTGCGCCAGAATGGG TACATTGCCGACACGGATGTGGGTGATCTGTTGCTGGACAACCAGCAGGAGTATCCCTACGACCCAAACGAATACGAGGTGGAGGCTGAGCCAGATGCGGatgaacagcagcagcaggagggcGAGACTCTGGTTCAGGCGGAGAAGCCACTGGACGACTCAGAGGCGGACAGTGAGACGGGTGGAGCTGGTGCTTTGCCCGAGCCCACAGTAACAGTAGGTGCCAATGCTAATGCAACGGGTGAAGCAGCGTCCCCACTGTCGGAACAGGCGGCCACGGACAAGTTCCGCAGCTATGTCCTCCGCGGCAATGTAGAGGAGGCCCTCCAATGGGCCACCGACAATGGCCTGTGGACGCATGCCTTTTTCCTGGCCCTCTACGAGGATCGCTATGCCTTGACTGATGTGGCCCAGAAGTTCCTCAATCGCGCCATCAAGGCCAACGATCCGCTGCAGACGCTCTACCAGATGAAGAGCTGTCGCACGCCGGCCTGCGTCAGCCAGCTGAGGGACGAGCAGTGGGGCGATTGGCGTTCTCATCTCTCCATTTTGGTCACAAACAAGAGCCGCCAGCCGGAGTACGATCGCAGCTCGGTAGTGGCTCTCGGCGATACGCTTTTCCAGCGCGGCGACATCTATGCGGCTCACTTTTGCTATCTGGTGGCCCAGGAGGAGTTTGGTCGATACGATAGCTCTGCCACGGAACTAACCACGCTGACGGCCAACGTGCCACGCCTGATCCTGCTGGGAGCCTCGCACTACAAGCCCTTCAACGAGTTCGCCAGCAACGAGGCCATTATTATGACGGAGATCTACGAGTACGCCCGCTCCCTGTTCGATCCCAAGTTCAGCATTGCCCAGTTCCAGCACTACAAGTTCCTGCTGGCCACGCGCATCCTGGACTACGGCCAGCACTTCCGCTGCACCAACTATCTGGAGCAGATAGCGCGGCACATTGAGCTCAAGCCGGAGAGCTATGACAGTGACTTTATTCAGAGG GTCTGTGGCCTGGCAGAACGTCTAAGGTATCACGATCCCATACTGATCAACCGGGTGTCCTTTGCAAGTCCTCCGAATGCCAGCAGTAAGGATTCGGCCGCTCCGGAAGAGAAGGCCTGGCTACGCCAGCTGCGCTCTCTGGCCGAGGTG CCTCAACAGGAGCacctacagcagcagcagcaggagctgcaggagcagcaagagcaacagcagcagcaggctgaAATTTATCAGCAATTTGCAGAGGTAAACAAGCAGTTCAGCGAACTGAATATGCAATACCGCAATGACAATGCCGGGCAACAGCCCACGCCGTCTGCAGAGTCACAGCTCTTGAcagaacagcagcagcagcagccgcagcaatACTATGAGCCAGCCCCACCTCAAACCCAAACGGAGACAGAAGCCTATCCCCAGGAGCAGGCAGCGGCACCTCCGCTTTACTACGATCCCCATGCGGCTGCCCAGCAGCCATACGACCAGCACTTGCTGACCTCCAGTTATGGCCAAGTGGACACGGCCACTGAGGCCTACCAGGGACAGGCCGCACCAGAggcggcagctgcagctgctcctgccTACGGCTTTGATTATTGGTCAGGCACACAGCAGCCACCGTATGGCGATGAG CCAATTGAGAATCAAGGATCATTgaccgaggaggaggatgagcagcagcaacagcaacagctgctggccaagcagaagatggagcagcagcatcagaagcagcagcagcaactggagCACCACATGCGCAGCAATGGCAGCAATCGCTTCAAGTCGAATGCCTTGAAGCAGGAGAAGATCAGTGCTAATGCATTGCGTAAGAAGCCAGCATCAGGAGCGGTGACAACTTCAatagcagcggcagcagcagcaattgcaCAAATCACGCCAGCAACATCATCCTCCGCAAAGGCATTCAATTTGAATGAT ctccaACAGCCGCCGGCACAGGGTCGTCCGGCCATCTCCATGCCCAAGTCAAAGAGCTACGATGATGAGGATAATGGCAGCCAGAAGCCCTCACTTAGAGGAGGAAGCACCATCGATGGGGCTggcaaacagcagcagcaggcggggCACGACAAACAGGCCAGTTCTGGCGGTGATCTTGG CGCCCCACCTGGCAATCAAAACGCTGGCTGGTTTGGCGGCCTCTGGAACAAGCTCTCGCTGAAGCCCAAGAACCAAATGATCCTGCCGGACGACAAGAACCCAACCATTGTGTGGGACAAGGAGCGCAAGTGCTGGACAAATACCGAGGGCAGTGTCGATGAGGCGGAGAGCTTTAAGCCGCCGCCCAAGATGAGCGATTTGGGTGTGGCCAGTAGTAGTATGCCGGGAATGACAGGCGGCAATCCTCCCATCTTTAGCAATCATCATCAGGCCGACCAGGATCAgtcacaaaaacaacaacagcaacaacaacaacagcagcagcaaccgcaACCGCAGCAGATGATGTACGGCAGCCCCATTGACTATACGGCTGCTCCAGCGCCCGAAATGATACCCACGATGCCATTACCTGCCTcctcaccagcagcagcagctgcagctccgTTGGCAGCTGGACAACCCATCGGACCCCAGCCCAAGCTGCAATCAAACATGTTCAAGATGCAACGCAATCGCA CTTTGAAGAACTCCTATGTGGATGTGTTTAATCCCTCGGGTGCACCCATGTCAGCCACACCCGACAATGTCCTAGCTCCAATAATGGCGCCGGCGGCAGTGCCTCAGGGGGGTTACTTTGTGCCAGGAGCGGTGCCcgggcagcagcaacagtag